In one Corallococcus sp. EGB genomic region, the following are encoded:
- a CDS encoding bifunctional UDP-sugar hydrolase/5'-nucleotidase gives MMKKTVSTWAALLTLALVLATRSAGAAEPTPPADTVRLTILHLNDVYQFQPTSQNRGGLSRVATLRQQALKESPHVLTLLAGDTISPSVESSAEVAGEALKGRQMIDAWNALGLDYSTVGNHEFDFGDDVLRARIQQSRFPWLGANVMSVKSGQVFEGLKAWDLRDVGGVKVGIFGVVLPETQTSSRPGKDTRITPFCEAAKRSVDELRAAGAQFVMGLTHLAVEQDRELARCVRVDLIIGGHDHDRVQETVAGTPIFKLDEDAIDLGRVTLDLDAKTGAVKKLAWKVIPITAKTPNDPAFDERMRPYAPLLATLAERIGRSPVALDARSAQNRVAETNLGSFLADAFREATGADVALVNGGAIRADRVLPAGIMTRRELYSLMPYRNELVTLEVTGATLRAALENGVSLNSPDGKPPGRFPQVSGLRFTFDLRKAPGARVTKVEVKGKPLDDAATYRLATFSFVAQGNDGYAMLKDLPLLPPSKEHPSPWDALSDAFRTGKPAPRAKPQGRITVLGAPPGGPRAPPRMK, from the coding sequence ATGATGAAGAAGACCGTGAGCACCTGGGCCGCGCTGCTGACGCTCGCGCTGGTGCTGGCCACCCGTTCCGCCGGGGCCGCCGAGCCGACGCCTCCCGCCGACACCGTCCGCCTCACGATCCTCCACCTCAACGACGTCTATCAATTCCAGCCCACGTCCCAGAACCGGGGCGGGCTGTCGCGCGTGGCCACGCTCCGGCAGCAGGCGCTGAAGGAGTCGCCGCACGTCCTCACGCTGCTGGCGGGTGACACGATTTCGCCTTCGGTGGAGTCCTCCGCGGAGGTGGCGGGCGAGGCGCTCAAGGGCAGGCAGATGATCGACGCGTGGAACGCGCTCGGCCTGGACTACTCCACGGTGGGCAACCACGAGTTCGACTTCGGGGACGACGTGCTGCGCGCGCGCATCCAGCAGTCGCGCTTCCCGTGGCTGGGCGCCAACGTGATGAGCGTGAAGTCGGGGCAGGTGTTCGAAGGGCTCAAGGCCTGGGACCTCCGCGACGTGGGCGGCGTGAAGGTGGGCATCTTCGGCGTGGTGCTGCCGGAGACGCAGACCTCTTCCAGGCCGGGCAAGGACACGCGCATCACGCCGTTCTGCGAGGCCGCGAAGCGCTCCGTGGATGAGCTGCGGGCCGCGGGCGCGCAGTTCGTGATGGGGCTCACGCACCTGGCGGTGGAGCAGGACCGGGAGCTGGCGAGGTGCGTGCGCGTGGACCTCATCATCGGCGGGCATGACCACGACCGCGTGCAGGAGACCGTCGCGGGTACGCCCATCTTCAAGCTGGACGAGGACGCCATCGACCTGGGCCGCGTCACGCTGGACCTGGACGCGAAGACGGGCGCGGTGAAGAAGCTCGCGTGGAAGGTGATTCCCATCACCGCGAAGACGCCGAACGACCCGGCGTTCGATGAGCGGATGAGGCCCTACGCGCCGCTCCTGGCCACGCTGGCGGAGCGCATCGGCCGCTCGCCGGTGGCGCTGGATGCGCGCAGCGCGCAGAACCGGGTGGCCGAGACGAACCTGGGCTCGTTCCTGGCGGATGCGTTCCGCGAGGCGACGGGCGCGGACGTGGCGCTCGTGAACGGGGGCGCCATCCGCGCGGACCGGGTGCTGCCCGCGGGCATCATGACCCGGCGCGAGCTGTACTCGCTCATGCCCTACCGCAACGAGCTGGTCACCCTGGAGGTCACGGGGGCGACGCTGCGCGCGGCGCTGGAGAACGGCGTCAGCCTGAACAGCCCGGATGGCAAGCCGCCCGGCCGCTTTCCGCAGGTGTCCGGCCTGCGCTTCACCTTCGACCTGCGCAAGGCGCCGGGCGCGCGGGTGACGAAGGTGGAGGTGAAGGGCAAGCCGCTGGATGACGCGGCGACGTACCGGCTGGCCACCTTCAGCTTCGTGGCGCAGGGCAATGACGGCTACGCGATGCTCAAGGACCTCCCCTTGCTGCCCCCCAGCAAGGAGCACCCGTCGCCGTGGGACGCGCTCAGCGACGCATTCCGCACCGGCAAGCCCGCCCCCCGCGCGAAGCCCCAGGGCCGCATCACGGTGCTGGGTGCGCCGCCGGGCGGCCCGCGCGCGCCTCCGAGGATGAAGTAG
- a CDS encoding MBL fold metallo-hydrolase, with protein sequence MSLSFTPLGVGDAFSALYYSSCLAVEAEDQVLLLDCPHPIRKMMREASESTGMHLDVDRVSAVALTHLHADHASGLEGLAYFSFFVLKRKMELLAHPSVTRRLWEGHLAAGMECLIEQHGAGPNPKHFEDYFTHTPLHLERSVRHGPFEIECRFTYHHVPTTAFRIRAGGRCLGYSADTAFDEGLISWLSEADLVIHETNYGVHTPYEKLAALPEATRAKMRLIHYPDLFDVSGSVIEPLVQGRRYTV encoded by the coding sequence ATGAGCCTGTCGTTCACTCCCCTGGGCGTCGGTGACGCCTTCTCCGCGCTCTACTACTCGTCATGCCTGGCGGTGGAGGCGGAGGACCAGGTGCTGCTCCTCGACTGCCCGCACCCCATCCGCAAGATGATGCGCGAGGCATCCGAGTCCACCGGCATGCACCTGGACGTGGACCGCGTCAGCGCCGTGGCCCTCACGCACCTGCACGCGGACCACGCCTCCGGCCTGGAGGGCCTGGCGTACTTCTCCTTCTTCGTGCTGAAGCGGAAGATGGAGCTGCTCGCGCACCCGAGCGTCACGCGCCGCCTCTGGGAGGGACACCTCGCCGCCGGCATGGAGTGCCTCATCGAGCAGCACGGCGCGGGCCCCAATCCCAAGCACTTCGAGGACTACTTCACGCACACGCCGCTGCACCTGGAGCGCTCGGTGCGCCATGGCCCGTTCGAAATCGAGTGCCGCTTCACCTATCACCACGTGCCCACCACCGCGTTCCGCATCCGCGCCGGAGGCCGGTGCCTGGGCTACAGCGCGGACACCGCGTTCGATGAAGGCCTCATCTCCTGGCTGTCCGAGGCGGACCTGGTCATCCACGAGACGAACTACGGCGTGCACACGCCCTACGAGAAGCTGGCGGCCCTGCCGGAGGCCACCCGCGCGAAGATGCGCCTCATCCACTACCCGGACCTGTTCGACGTGAGCGGCAGCGTCATCGAGCCGCTGGTGCAGGGCCGGCGCTACACCGTCTGA
- the coaD gene encoding pantetheine-phosphate adenylyltransferase, whose amino-acid sequence MTIALYAGSFDPVTAGHLSVVRQAARLFSHVVVVVAVNPNKRTLLTADERVALVREAVAKHPNVSVTFTEGLIVELAREIGASVLLRGVRGATDAQFETELAQMNRALAPELSTLFLPAEAHLAEVSSSALKERLTRGEDVSAYCPPAVAAKLRERLASSLRSHP is encoded by the coding sequence ATGACCATCGCCCTCTACGCAGGCAGCTTCGACCCCGTGACGGCGGGACACCTGTCGGTGGTGAGACAGGCGGCGCGACTCTTCAGCCACGTCGTCGTGGTGGTCGCGGTCAACCCGAACAAGCGCACGCTGCTCACCGCGGATGAGCGCGTGGCGCTCGTCCGGGAGGCCGTGGCGAAGCACCCCAACGTCTCCGTCACCTTCACCGAGGGGCTCATCGTGGAGCTGGCGCGGGAGATTGGCGCGAGCGTCCTGCTGCGCGGCGTGCGCGGCGCCACCGATGCGCAGTTCGAGACGGAGCTGGCGCAGATGAACCGCGCGCTCGCGCCGGAGCTGTCCACCCTCTTCCTCCCCGCGGAGGCGCACCTCGCCGAGGTGTCCAGCAGCGCCCTCAAGGAGCGCCTCACCCGCGGCGAGGACGTGTCCGCCTATTGCCCGCCCGCCGTCGCCGCGAAGCTGCGCGAGCGGCTGGCCTCGTCCCTCCGGAGCCATCCATGA
- a CDS encoding TetR/AcrR family transcriptional regulator, with product MPRPSNTEARREQIVAGLLKAMAERGYEGASVAEIARAAGLSAGLVHYHFEDKQEILLTLVRSLASRARQRFSTRVARIPADDARGRVEAFVDAFLATGPDADVAAVAGWVTISAEAIRQPEVRVAYEEVVRADLEQLEALVAAVVGRRRARPLAAGLFAAIQGYFVLSASAPGLVPAGSAAGTVKRMVAGLLDAATSPLDREVS from the coding sequence ATGCCCCGACCGTCCAACACCGAAGCGCGCCGAGAACAGATTGTCGCCGGGCTGCTCAAGGCCATGGCCGAGCGCGGTTACGAGGGCGCGTCGGTGGCGGAGATCGCCCGTGCCGCGGGCCTGAGCGCGGGGCTGGTGCACTACCACTTCGAGGACAAGCAGGAGATCCTCCTGACCCTGGTGCGCTCGCTGGCGTCGCGCGCGCGGCAGCGCTTCAGCACGCGCGTGGCGAGGATTCCGGCGGACGACGCTCGCGGGCGGGTGGAGGCGTTCGTGGACGCGTTCCTCGCCACCGGGCCGGACGCGGACGTGGCAGCGGTGGCGGGCTGGGTCACCATCAGCGCGGAGGCCATCCGGCAGCCGGAGGTGCGCGTCGCCTACGAGGAGGTGGTGCGCGCGGACCTGGAGCAACTGGAGGCGCTGGTCGCGGCGGTGGTGGGCAGGCGCCGCGCGCGCCCGCTGGCCGCGGGGCTGTTCGCCGCCATCCAGGGCTACTTCGTCCTCTCCGCGAGCGCGCCCGGACTCGTGCCCGCGGGCTCCGCGGCGGGCACCGTGAAGCGCATGGTGGCGGGGCTGTTGGACGCGGCGACTTCTCCGTTGGACCGTGAGGTGTCGTGA
- a CDS encoding adenine phosphoribosyltransferase gives MSLDPTLVSDLQAALRDVPDFPKPGIVFKDITPMLANPRLYGRVVNAMAAPFRGQHITKVVGVESRGFLLGAPIALALEAGFVPARKPGKLPHKRIVERYSLEYGADGVEMHEDAILKDERVLVVDDVLATGGTADATARLIGRLGGQIVGFSFLITLDFLEGAKRLGPDKVTSLLRY, from the coding sequence ATGTCCCTCGACCCCACGCTCGTCTCCGACCTCCAGGCCGCCCTGCGAGATGTGCCGGACTTCCCCAAGCCCGGCATCGTCTTCAAGGACATCACCCCCATGCTGGCCAACCCGCGCCTCTACGGCCGGGTGGTCAACGCCATGGCCGCTCCCTTCCGGGGCCAGCACATCACCAAGGTGGTGGGCGTGGAGTCGCGCGGCTTCCTCCTGGGCGCGCCCATCGCGCTGGCGCTGGAGGCAGGCTTCGTCCCCGCCCGCAAGCCCGGCAAGCTCCCGCACAAGCGCATCGTGGAGCGCTATTCGCTGGAGTACGGCGCGGACGGCGTGGAGATGCATGAGGACGCCATCCTCAAGGACGAGCGCGTCCTGGTGGTGGATGACGTGCTCGCCACCGGCGGTACCGCCGACGCCACGGCGCGGCTCATCGGCCGGCTGGGCGGGCAGATTGTCGGCTTCAGCTTCCTCATCACGCTCGACTTCCTCGAGGGCGCGAAGCGGCTGGGGCCGGACAAGGTGACGTCCCTCCTCCGCTACTAA